From one Melioribacteraceae bacterium genomic stretch:
- a CDS encoding class I SAM-dependent DNA methyltransferase, whose protein sequence is MTTSEMRNKINQLWENFWTGGITNPFTVIEQITFLMFARLLDIKEKNNERKAKTTGEKFTPIFNKNEQHLRWDNFRHESDPQKLLQIVRDEVFPHFKRSIKNGSTFSEYMKDAQLMIVKPSLLVTGINTIQELPLTQGDVKGDLYEYLLSKLQQSGIAGQFRTPRHIIDLMVQMLDPQPTHRVCDPACGTAGFLVGTKTYLDKKYTTPGMEKKSDDGSIFYPGDKLFDYKDHIQNELLTGFDFDSTMLRIAAMNLLLHGIDNPQIHNQDTLSGTFAERFPKYSDGYFDIVLANPPFKGSLDYEDVEPSLLGKVKTKKTELLFNMLFLRMLKLGGKAAVIVPDGVLFGASKAHVSLRKELIENNQLEAVISLPSGVFKPYAGVKTAILIFTKGGTTEKVWYYDVENDGLSLDDKRDPIDKNDLPDVYERWQKKDKIDNRNRTKKHFFVPAKEIKNNIYDLSMTRYKEVKYEEVEYEEPNKIIAKIDTLERDIAEMIDELKQGIND, encoded by the coding sequence ATGACAACTTCAGAAATGCGAAATAAGATTAATCAATTGTGGGAAAATTTTTGGACAGGCGGTATAACAAATCCGTTTACTGTGATTGAACAGATTACGTTTTTAATGTTTGCCCGTTTACTAGATATAAAAGAAAAGAACAACGAAAGAAAAGCTAAAACAACCGGTGAGAAGTTCACACCGATATTTAATAAGAACGAACAGCATTTAAGATGGGATAACTTTAGACACGAATCCGATCCTCAGAAGTTATTACAAATAGTGAGAGATGAAGTATTTCCACATTTCAAACGTTCAATTAAAAACGGATCTACTTTTTCAGAGTATATGAAAGATGCTCAGTTGATGATCGTTAAACCCTCCTTGCTAGTTACCGGAATCAATACTATACAAGAATTGCCTTTAACCCAAGGTGATGTAAAGGGCGATTTATATGAATACTTGTTAAGCAAACTTCAGCAGTCCGGTATTGCGGGACAGTTCCGAACACCAAGACATATTATTGATTTAATGGTGCAGATGCTTGACCCTCAACCAACTCATCGTGTATGCGATCCTGCTTGTGGTACGGCAGGTTTTCTTGTTGGGACAAAGACTTATCTAGATAAAAAATATACAACTCCGGGTATGGAGAAGAAGAGTGATGACGGATCGATCTTCTATCCCGGCGATAAACTTTTTGATTATAAAGATCACATTCAAAATGAATTGTTAACAGGATTTGATTTCGATTCAACGATGCTCCGTATTGCCGCAATGAATTTACTGCTGCACGGAATTGATAATCCTCAGATACACAACCAAGATACATTAAGCGGCACTTTTGCCGAACGCTTTCCAAAATATTCCGATGGATATTTTGATATTGTATTAGCTAATCCTCCGTTTAAGGGTAGCTTGGACTATGAAGATGTCGAGCCTTCTTTACTTGGGAAGGTAAAGACGAAGAAAACAGAACTTCTTTTTAATATGCTCTTTTTGAGAATGCTGAAGTTAGGAGGCAAAGCTGCCGTGATTGTGCCCGACGGTGTTCTCTTCGGTGCTTCTAAAGCTCACGTTTCTTTGAGAAAAGAACTAATTGAAAACAACCAGTTAGAAGCTGTAATTTCTTTGCCTTCCGGTGTCTTTAAACCTTACGCCGGAGTAAAGACTGCAATATTAATTTTTACTAAAGGCGGCACAACCGAAAAAGTTTGGTATTACGATGTTGAAAATGATGGACTTTCATTAGATGATAAAAGAGACCCTATTGATAAAAATGATTTACCTGACGTTTATGAAAGATGGCAGAAGAAGGACAAAATAGATAACAGAAACAGAACTAAGAAACATTTCTTTGTCCCGGCAAAAGAAATTAAAAATAATATATATGATTTGAGTATGACTCGCTATAAAGAAGTTAAGTATGAGGAAGTTGAATACGAAGAACCTAATAAAATTATTGCTAAAATTGATACACTAGAAAGAGACATTGCAGAGATGATTGATGAGTTGAAACAGGGAATAAATGACTGA
- a CDS encoding Fic family protein, which yields MDIREFKAGNLVQQFQYRSFTPSSINQVWTWVEPKINTLLAEANTKLGELNAFSLYVPNIDFYISMHVIKEATTSSRIEGTKTSVDEALLSVNEIDPEKRDDWQEVQNYIFALNHSISQLKELPISTRLLKAAHKILLSGVRGEAKQPGEYRTSQNWIGGATLNDAVFIPPHHSEVSDLMNDLENFIHNDSIEVPHLIRIAIAHYQFETIHPFLDGNGRLGRLLITLYLVAVGLLDRPTLYLSDFFEKNKALYYDNLTFVRTSDKLAQWIKFFLVAVIETADKGIQVFKEILRLKDEIEGKKLLSMGSRIQNGKILISHLYKKPIINVKEVEEILDLTTKPANRIVQDFVDLGILKEVTGYKRNRLFLFKDYYRLFADN from the coding sequence ATGGATATAAGAGAATTCAAAGCGGGAAACCTTGTACAGCAATTTCAGTACAGGAGCTTTACACCGTCTAGTATTAATCAAGTCTGGACTTGGGTTGAACCCAAAATAAATACATTATTGGCTGAGGCAAACACTAAGTTGGGCGAATTGAACGCATTTTCTTTATATGTCCCAAATATTGATTTCTATATTTCAATGCATGTGATTAAAGAAGCCACGACTTCAAGTAGAATTGAAGGAACAAAAACAAGTGTCGACGAAGCCTTACTTTCCGTTAATGAAATTGATCCTGAAAAGCGGGACGACTGGCAGGAAGTACAAAACTATATTTTTGCTTTGAATCATTCTATTAGCCAGTTGAAAGAATTACCGATCTCAACACGACTTCTCAAGGCGGCACATAAAATACTTCTTTCCGGTGTAAGAGGAGAAGCCAAACAGCCGGGGGAGTATCGAACAAGTCAAAACTGGATCGGTGGCGCTACTTTAAATGATGCAGTTTTTATTCCGCCACATCACTCAGAAGTTTCTGACTTAATGAATGATTTGGAAAATTTCATTCACAATGATTCAATAGAGGTACCTCATTTAATACGAATAGCAATTGCTCATTACCAGTTTGAAACGATTCATCCTTTTCTCGATGGAAACGGAAGATTAGGTCGACTTCTAATAACTTTGTATTTGGTAGCAGTCGGATTGTTGGATAGACCGACATTATATCTATCGGATTTTTTCGAAAAGAACAAAGCATTGTATTACGATAATCTTACATTCGTCAGAACTTCAGATAAACTTGCCCAATGGATTAAGTTCTTTTTAGTGGCGGTAATAGAAACTGCGGATAAAGGAATTCAAGTATTTAAGGAAATTCTACGCTTGAAAGACGAGATAGAGGGCAAGAAGCTTTTATCAATGGGTTCCCGGATTCAGAATGGTAAGATCTTAATTTCACATCTTTATAAGAAACCTATTATCAACGTTAAGGAGGTGGAAGAAATACTTGATCTTACTACGAAACCAGCAAATAGAATTGTCCAAGATTTTGTTGATCTGGGAATATTAAAAGAGGTTACAGGATATAAGAGAAACAGATTATTTCTTTTCAAAGATTACTACCGGCTTTTTGCCGATAATTAA
- a CDS encoding tyrosine-type recombinase/integrase — MSIRKTINEKYLVDIYDKYSQRKRVRFTKLSDAKAYVNMIEQEKHDQKMVGFGLQRVRVSIADAIEEFMNLKKTLRLATVKKYKNIFYQFDLFTTNHNVIYVDQFTREHANRFNEALHSANSAPKTINHYLLAVKSLFEYQVNMDRLLKNPFDHIKLAREKTKSMVDRANDYYTEEEISNFFNQEMLQVYRDAFIGLLLTGCRFGELANLKWSDGVDFKRKILMIRSNEEFQTKTASSERDIPITNFLYSLLLEKKEENISEFIFPSITGMKLSERTLLSQCKLIASKAKIVKTATLHKWRHTFASHIERLGLSYEERQHLMGHSPTSMTSHYTKVNPLNLHKKLSELDLLITKNRAKEEDPTQ; from the coding sequence ATGAGTATAAGAAAAACAATAAATGAAAAATATCTCGTAGATATTTACGACAAGTATTCTCAGCGAAAGCGAGTTCGATTCACAAAACTATCGGACGCTAAAGCTTATGTGAATATGATTGAGCAGGAGAAGCATGATCAAAAAATGGTAGGTTTTGGTTTACAGAGAGTTCGCGTGTCCATAGCTGATGCTATAGAGGAATTTATGAATTTAAAGAAAACTCTTCGCTTAGCAACTGTAAAGAAATATAAAAATATCTTTTATCAATTTGATTTATTTACTACAAATCATAATGTGATTTATGTTGATCAATTTACAAGAGAGCATGCAAATCGGTTCAATGAGGCTCTTCATTCTGCTAACTCCGCACCAAAAACAATAAATCACTATTTGTTGGCCGTAAAATCATTGTTCGAGTACCAAGTCAATATGGACCGCCTCCTAAAAAATCCGTTTGATCATATTAAGCTTGCACGTGAAAAAACAAAATCTATGGTGGATAGAGCAAATGACTATTATACCGAAGAAGAGATTTCAAATTTCTTTAATCAAGAAATGTTGCAAGTTTATCGTGATGCCTTTATTGGTCTATTGTTAACCGGGTGTAGATTCGGTGAACTGGCAAACCTTAAGTGGAGTGATGGAGTTGATTTCAAAAGGAAAATCTTGATGATAAGGAGTAACGAAGAGTTCCAGACTAAAACAGCGAGTTCCGAGAGAGATATTCCGATAACCAATTTTTTATACAGTTTATTATTGGAGAAGAAAGAAGAAAATATTTCTGAATTTATATTCCCATCGATTACAGGGATGAAACTTTCTGAAAGAACATTATTGTCTCAATGCAAGTTGATAGCGAGCAAGGCGAAAATAGTTAAGACAGCGACACTTCACAAATGGCGACATACGTTCGCAAGCCATATTGAAAGGTTAGGTCTCAGTTATGAAGAGCGTCAACATTTAATGGGGCATTCTCCAACTTCCATGACATCGCATTACACAAAAGTAAATCCTCTGAACTTACATAAAAAGCTAAGTGAGCTCGATTTACTTATTACAAAGAATAGAGCAAAAGAGGAGGACCCAACACAATGA
- a CDS encoding restriction endonuclease subunit S, translating to MTELKEHIKITSGFALDSNLFNKTRGFPVIRIRDVDRGYTETYYQGECDEKYIVKNGDLLVTMDGEFRAKVWNGGEAYLNQRVCKVEADEDRLSGRYLKYALPQKLKEIEDKTSFVTVKHLSVNDIKEINVHLPNLEDQERIADLLDKANSIRQKRRETLRLADEFLRSTFLEMFGDPFLNPKNWNMEPIDRLKADEPYSIKAGPFGSALKKEFYVKSGYKIYGQEQVIRDNFEFGDYYITEEKYRELENCKIESDDILISLVGTFGEISIVPKEFQPGIINPRLMKITLNKKKILPIFFKTLLKTNGIKTKLESLSHGGTMNIVNVGIIKELEVPVPPLKLQEKFIEIHIKTEKLKKQYETSLQESENLFNSLMQRAFRGEL from the coding sequence ATGACTGAGCTAAAAGAACATATTAAAATTACTTCAGGATTTGCACTTGACTCAAATCTATTCAATAAGACTAGAGGATTTCCCGTAATACGTATTAGAGATGTTGATCGTGGCTATACTGAGACATATTATCAAGGTGAATGTGATGAAAAGTATATAGTCAAAAATGGTGATTTATTAGTCACAATGGATGGTGAATTTAGAGCGAAAGTTTGGAATGGTGGTGAAGCGTATTTAAATCAACGGGTATGTAAAGTCGAAGCAGATGAGGATAGACTTTCTGGAAGATATCTCAAATATGCATTACCACAGAAATTAAAGGAAATTGAAGATAAAACATCGTTTGTAACAGTAAAGCATCTATCAGTTAATGATATAAAGGAAATTAATGTCCATTTACCAAACCTTGAAGACCAAGAAAGAATTGCAGACCTACTCGATAAAGCAAACTCAATCCGACAAAAACGCCGCGAGACCCTTCGGCTTGCAGATGAATTTCTCCGCTCAACCTTTTTAGAGATGTTTGGAGATCCTTTTTTAAATCCTAAGAATTGGAATATGGAACCAATAGATAGACTAAAAGCGGATGAACCATATTCTATCAAGGCCGGTCCCTTTGGTTCCGCATTAAAAAAAGAGTTTTATGTTAAGAGCGGTTATAAAATATACGGACAAGAGCAAGTCATAAGGGACAATTTTGAATTTGGCGATTATTATATCACAGAAGAGAAATATAGAGAATTAGAAAATTGTAAAATTGAATCGGATGATATATTAATAAGTCTTGTTGGAACTTTTGGTGAGATAAGCATTGTCCCGAAAGAATTCCAGCCTGGTATCATTAATCCTCGATTAATGAAAATAACTCTAAATAAAAAGAAGATACTTCCAATTTTCTTTAAGACTTTACTGAAAACTAATGGAATTAAAACAAAACTTGAAAGCCTTTCACACGGTGGAACAATGAATATTGTGAACGTTGGAATCATCAAGGAATTAGAAGTCCCTGTTCCTCCGCTAAAACTACAAGAAAAATTTATAGAAATTCATATAAAAACTGAAAAACTAAAAAAGCAATATGAAACAAGTCTTCAAGAATCCGAAAACTTATTCAACTCATTAATGCAAAGAGCGTTTAGGGGGGAGTTGTAA
- a CDS encoding caspase family protein, which translates to MKKSISKYLIVILFLFIVNLEAAPKLTAILIIVDDYEDAELNNISESVKRDLGTIGGLLNILEKRNLYKVNKIVLRGKDATSQKVKSAINSAATSPDDIFMVFFSGHGGMDSKGTFVVTREGNNLYRSDLEKAVKGKNARLEILITDACSNEVEEIATARSLKTSRSSMEGKFDEIYKKLFGDYEGFMSLSASSEGEYAWSDDNYGGYFTYYFFKEGLTKNPASTWNEIFSSSRQKVVQMFNRMPSEQRNQLMSEGINSQTPKAYSLPVNKNSVTPPQPVKPQSTPLTTSISILNNTNKTIKYFVEVYSSDGNSLINESEGKLSAGKSLKLSENSVIYFEAGNEEVGYELESGSYVFKSTSWGYVDLFPEEENESYNEYEYYTTNELTDIMTRVWEFELTDEYVYFEFYEDGTYDLTDYQDYIIDEGSWDLYEEKFEGEVYHILSLTDSEGITDEYYMYTEDGYMIELIAADDVNGKVEFLYAFE; encoded by the coding sequence ATGAAGAAGAGTATTTCCAAATATTTAATTGTTATTCTCTTCCTTTTTATTGTAAATCTTGAAGCGGCTCCTAAGTTAACGGCAATACTAATAATTGTAGATGATTACGAAGATGCCGAACTAAACAACATCTCCGAATCAGTTAAACGGGATTTGGGTACAATCGGCGGGTTATTAAACATACTCGAGAAGAGAAACTTATATAAAGTAAATAAAATTGTGCTGCGTGGAAAAGATGCGACATCACAAAAAGTTAAAAGCGCAATTAACTCGGCGGCAACCTCACCGGATGATATTTTTATGGTCTTCTTCAGTGGTCACGGGGGAATGGATTCAAAAGGTACTTTTGTTGTCACACGAGAAGGAAACAATTTATATAGAAGTGATTTAGAGAAAGCTGTTAAAGGTAAAAACGCTCGATTGGAAATATTAATTACGGATGCATGCAGTAACGAAGTTGAAGAAATTGCTACCGCCAGAAGTTTAAAAACATCCCGTTCTTCAATGGAAGGAAAGTTTGATGAAATTTATAAAAAATTGTTCGGCGATTATGAAGGGTTTATGAGTCTCTCGGCTTCTTCGGAAGGAGAGTATGCTTGGTCAGACGATAATTACGGCGGATACTTCACATATTATTTTTTTAAAGAAGGATTGACGAAAAATCCGGCTAGTACCTGGAATGAAATATTTTCTTCATCGCGACAAAAAGTAGTTCAGATGTTTAACCGTATGCCGTCCGAGCAAAGAAATCAATTGATGAGTGAAGGAATAAACAGCCAAACACCGAAAGCGTATTCACTGCCGGTAAATAAAAATTCGGTAACTCCGCCTCAACCTGTAAAACCGCAATCTACTCCTTTAACGACTAGCATCAGCATTCTAAACAATACCAACAAAACGATCAAATATTTTGTTGAGGTGTATTCCTCAGATGGAAATTCATTGATAAACGAATCAGAAGGAAAATTATCTGCGGGCAAATCACTGAAACTTTCCGAGAACTCAGTAATTTATTTTGAGGCAGGCAATGAAGAAGTGGGATACGAACTTGAATCCGGCAGTTATGTATTCAAATCTACTAGCTGGGGATATGTCGATCTTTTCCCCGAAGAAGAGAATGAATCATATAACGAGTACGAGTATTACACGACTAACGAACTTACCGATATTATGACTAGAGTTTGGGAATTCGAACTCACAGATGAATATGTATATTTTGAATTTTATGAAGACGGTACTTATGATCTCACCGATTATCAAGATTATATTATTGATGAAGGCTCATGGGATTTATACGAAGAAAAATTTGAAGGTGAAGTTTATCATATTTTATCACTAACCGATTCCGAAGGAATTACAGATGAATACTATATGTATACGGAAGACGGATATATGATTGAATTAATTGCAGCTGATGATGTAAACGGAAAAGTTGAATTTCTTTATGCTTTTGAATAA
- a CDS encoding DEAD/DEAH box helicase family protein, with the protein MPESNFKFLEKKLPDLAALGDFAEQYVYADPQSSAVKLRTFAEKFVEIIYTIRNIDNTSYLDNLFGQLDNDTFKEAVPKTVINLLHSLRINGNRAAHGSDITSEIIIELLKQAHELAKWIYGTYCSGNINSVPIFADPTQNVKTEEWKSERNKILKDLYEKEKQLQEAIAQLQIERQRKETKVRAKEELDQFVIKGQEVVNELKYTEEDTRKFLIDEELAKAGWNVGSNQQDTEEVRQEFPVEFQQNDSGLGKADYVLFDDDENPLAVIEAKKTSKDPNIGKKQAQLYADGLEKKYGQRPIIFYTNGFETYIYNDSYNEQPRKIYGFYSKDSLQYLIVQRSSRTKASEVKINYEITDRPYQIEAIKRVVENFETHGRKALIVQATGTGKTRVAISLADVLSRANWVKRILFLCDRRELRKQAKNVFQEYLPGTPLTILNSRTSEDRNKRIYLATYPAIKQFYQSFDVGFFDLIIADESHRSIYKVYKDIFTYFDCYQIGLTATPVGFINRNTFRMFDCTDDNPTAYFSYEDAVQSEPQYLSSFDVFNVTTKFLREGIKYSEMTPEQQMQLEEQVSDPEYFEFDSEQIDKAIYNEDTNRKIIRNLIENGRKLPDGTLGKSIIFARNHRHALILKEKFNELYRQYGESYCQVIDNYDPRADQLIDDFKGYGNQDIRIAISVDMLDTGIDIPELLNLVFAKPIKSFVKFWQMIGRGTRIRKDLFGKGLDKTSFKIFDHWSNFEWFDLHYKHTQPTESKGLLQRVFEERINLGETALKQYDQETFAFVSKQILADVNRLAETDTVSVKERVKDIKLLQSEQIINNFSGDVKHRLRNIANLMQLVDIRGQCDAYNFDFLIAKAQNALLLKSGSLEDYKGEIINSVQSLQESIHQVRAKSETIKKVQSKEFWKDVTTSELENVRQELRSIMKFHDRGGEGDYVPPKIDVKDDDLEYTQYEVKNKGVEMRVYKERVEDVLIRLIDKSPTLQKIKRGQSVNDKDIQELISLVLTQHPDVNLELLKEFYPDTADHLDLAIRRIIGLDPEYISQQFQSFIKENPNLNATQLKFIQLLTNHISKYGTLKLESLFEPPFTTIDSDGVYGIFPTEEQAEKIINIVKEISYPYNHPRVEE; encoded by the coding sequence ATGCCTGAAAGCAACTTTAAGTTTCTTGAAAAGAAATTACCTGATTTAGCAGCTCTGGGGGATTTTGCAGAACAGTATGTTTATGCAGATCCCCAATCCTCTGCTGTCAAGCTTAGAACATTTGCTGAAAAGTTTGTTGAGATTATTTACACAATTCGAAACATTGATAACACTTCTTACCTAGATAATCTTTTCGGGCAATTAGACAATGATACTTTTAAAGAAGCCGTTCCCAAAACTGTAATTAATCTGCTACACTCGTTGAGAATCAATGGAAATAGAGCTGCTCACGGCAGCGATATCACTTCCGAAATTATAATAGAACTTCTCAAGCAGGCGCACGAATTAGCAAAGTGGATTTACGGAACTTATTGCAGCGGAAATATTAATAGTGTTCCAATTTTTGCAGACCCAACACAAAATGTAAAAACTGAAGAATGGAAATCTGAAAGAAATAAAATTTTAAAAGATCTTTATGAAAAAGAGAAACAGCTTCAAGAAGCAATCGCACAATTACAAATTGAAAGACAAAGGAAAGAAACAAAAGTCAGAGCTAAAGAGGAATTAGATCAATTTGTTATTAAGGGGCAAGAAGTTGTTAATGAATTAAAGTATACCGAAGAAGATACAAGGAAATTCTTAATCGACGAAGAGTTAGCTAAAGCAGGGTGGAATGTAGGTTCAAACCAGCAAGATACTGAGGAGGTTAGACAAGAATTCCCAGTTGAATTTCAGCAGAATGATTCAGGACTTGGGAAAGCAGATTATGTTCTATTTGATGATGACGAAAATCCTTTAGCAGTTATTGAGGCCAAAAAGACATCTAAAGATCCAAACATTGGTAAGAAACAAGCTCAACTATATGCGGACGGACTAGAGAAAAAATATGGTCAGCGTCCTATTATATTTTATACCAACGGATTTGAAACTTACATTTATAATGATTCCTACAATGAACAACCTCGAAAAATTTATGGTTTCTACTCAAAAGATTCGCTTCAGTATCTAATTGTGCAGCGTTCATCAAGAACAAAAGCATCAGAAGTAAAAATTAATTATGAAATAACTGATAGACCATATCAAATTGAAGCTATTAAAAGAGTCGTTGAAAATTTCGAAACACATGGAAGAAAAGCGCTAATAGTTCAAGCAACGGGAACAGGTAAAACGAGAGTTGCGATTTCATTAGCTGATGTTTTATCTAGAGCTAACTGGGTTAAAAGAATTCTATTTTTATGTGATAGACGAGAGTTAAGAAAACAAGCTAAGAATGTATTTCAGGAGTATCTACCCGGTACACCGCTCACAATATTAAACTCACGTACATCGGAAGATAGAAATAAACGAATTTACTTAGCTACTTATCCTGCAATAAAACAATTTTATCAATCATTCGATGTTGGTTTTTTTGATTTAATTATTGCGGATGAATCTCATCGAAGCATCTATAAAGTTTATAAAGATATTTTTACTTACTTTGATTGTTACCAGATCGGACTTACAGCAACCCCGGTAGGATTCATAAATAGAAATACATTCAGAATGTTCGATTGTACTGATGACAACCCAACAGCATATTTCAGTTATGAGGATGCTGTTCAATCGGAACCGCAATATCTGTCTTCGTTTGATGTTTTCAATGTTACGACAAAATTTTTAAGGGAAGGTATTAAGTATTCGGAAATGACTCCTGAACAACAGATGCAATTGGAAGAGCAAGTAAGTGACCCGGAGTACTTTGAATTTGATTCCGAACAAATAGATAAAGCAATTTATAATGAAGATACCAATCGTAAGATCATCCGCAACTTGATTGAAAACGGACGCAAGTTACCCGACGGTACTTTGGGTAAATCTATTATTTTTGCTCGCAACCACAGACACGCTTTAATTCTCAAAGAGAAGTTCAATGAACTTTACAGACAATACGGTGAAAGCTATTGCCAAGTGATTGATAATTATGATCCACGTGCCGATCAGTTAATTGATGATTTCAAAGGTTACGGCAACCAAGATATAAGAATTGCCATTTCTGTTGATATGCTGGATACAGGTATTGATATTCCCGAACTCTTAAATTTAGTCTTTGCAAAACCGATAAAGTCTTTTGTTAAGTTTTGGCAGATGATAGGTCGCGGTACGCGAATAAGAAAGGATCTATTCGGTAAAGGATTAGATAAAACTTCATTTAAAATCTTTGATCACTGGAGTAACTTCGAATGGTTCGATCTTCATTACAAACATACACAGCCTACTGAATCTAAAGGATTGCTGCAGCGGGTTTTTGAAGAGAGAATTAATTTGGGTGAAACCGCATTAAAGCAGTATGATCAAGAAACATTTGCATTTGTAAGTAAACAAATTTTGGCTGATGTTAATCGACTTGCAGAAACTGATACAGTTTCAGTTAAAGAAAGAGTAAAGGATATTAAACTTCTCCAATCTGAGCAAATAATAAATAATTTCTCAGGCGATGTAAAACATAGACTGAGAAACATTGCTAACCTTATGCAATTGGTAGATATTAGGGGACAATGCGATGCATACAATTTCGATTTTTTGATTGCTAAAGCACAAAATGCACTTTTACTCAAATCCGGTTCATTAGAAGATTACAAAGGTGAAATAATAAACAGTGTTCAATCTCTTCAGGAATCAATTCATCAAGTAAGAGCAAAATCTGAGACTATAAAGAAAGTACAGTCAAAAGAATTTTGGAAAGATGTTACAACTTCTGAACTCGAAAATGTTAGACAAGAATTGCGTTCAATAATGAAGTTTCACGACAGAGGCGGCGAAGGTGATTATGTTCCACCTAAGATTGACGTTAAAGACGACGATCTCGAATACACCCAGTATGAAGTGAAGAACAAAGGTGTGGAGATGAGAGTTTATAAAGAAAGAGTAGAAGACGTTCTCATTCGCCTCATTGATAAAAGCCCGACGTTACAGAAAATCAAACGAGGACAATCTGTTAACGATAAGGATATACAAGAATTAATCTCGCTTGTATTAACACAACACCCTGATGTTAATTTGGAACTACTTAAAGAATTTTACCCTGATACAGCAGATCACTTAGATCTTGCAATTAGAAGAATTATCGGGCTTGATCCCGAATATATTTCACAGCAGTTTCAATCATTTATAAAAGAAAATCCTAATCTAAATGCGACACAGCTTAAGTTTATTCAGTTACTTACAAATCATATTTCCAAATACGGCACTTTGAAACTTGAGAGTCTTTTTGAACCTCCTTTTACAACAATTGATTCGGACGGAGTTTACGGAATATTTCCAACTGAAGAGCAAGCTGAGAAAATAATTAATATAGTTAAAGAAATAAGCTATCCATATAATCATCCAAGAGTCGAAGAATGA